The genome window GAATCATGTCATGACTTTGATTCGTAAGCCAATACTTTATCGTCATTAGATTAGAAGACACAGTTTCACCTTTATTATTGCTCAACATATCTATTGTCAACTTGCCATCATTAGAGAAAGTCAACTTTGCTACAGAATCTGTCTTTGCATAAAGATTTGACATACCAGACAATGTACTTTCTGCAAGTTGTGAATAAGCATATTCCACGCCGTCAATTGTCATAAATCTTGCATCGCCACTCTTTACAGCAGTACAAACTTTTTTGAAATTAAAAGTAAAGGGTTGTTTTAGCAAAGCTTCTTTAACAACATTATATACCACCTTCAGTTTGAAGTAATGACCTACACTAGATCTCGATGGGAAATAGACACCACTCACGGTCATGTCGTAATCGGAATTCTCGACCTTTCCCTGATACTGGATTTCATCAGCCTGTGGAAGAACATCCACAACCAACTGAATGTCATCATCAGATGAAGGAACGATACCAGAGATGGTCATCTTCATCTTGGTAGAATCTCCTTCTACCGCCTCAAACTTAGCCTTGACGTCATCCTTGCGAGGAGAGGTAACACCATTCCAAATAAAACTATAATTGGAAGCAACCAACTCTTGGTTCAGCATCACCTTGCTGCTCATCACGCCAGCATTATCATCGTCAGAGCAAGAGGCGAAAACAAGGATGCCCAAAAGGACTAATACATATTTTTCAAAAAAACTATATACTTTCATAATCGTTACTGTTTAAGTTATCGGCTAAGGTTTTTACGCCTTAGCCAATAGTATATTATAATTGTTTTTGTTACCAGCCAGGATTCTGCTCCCACTTCTGACCATATTTCTCGTGCTTCAGCATCACGTCGTTAGGAATAGGGAAGAGATACATCTTGTCATCCCACTGGCGCTGTACGGTTTCACGGGTATAGGTGAAGGAACCATCATCGTTCCTGGTAATCTTCATCTCCTGAATGTTCTTGAAGAACTTGTCTGCCTCCTTCCATCGGCGTACATCCCAGAAGCGATGACCCTCGAAAGCCAACTCTACCATACGCTCGTTCTGATACTTGCTCCACCACTCATCATTGCTCAACGAAGTAGGGAAATCAGGCATACCGGCACGCTTGCGAATCTTATCTACAGCCTCGTCTGCCGACATAGGGAGATCGGCACTCGTAGCAGTGGCACTGCCCAGATACTTGAATGCAGCCTCAGCATAGTTGAGATAGAACTCACCCAGACGATAGGTAACCCAGGTATGATAGTCGCCCTGCTTCTTGGTCTTTGAAGTAAGGTCGATATCACCATGCAGCAACTTCTTCAGATAGTAACCCGTAGGAGTAGCACCCACCAATGGCTCGGCATTCACACCGCCATAATAGGTCTGGAGAGCAGCCTTCTTATAGTTGGCTGCAGTAGGCCATACATCACCATTCTTGGCAATGGTCAGCTCGAAGCGAGGGTCACGGCCAGCGTAAGGATTCTGCTCATCATAACCACTGCCAGCCTCATTGATACCCTTACCCGTAGCCTTCATCTCGTAGGCATCCACCAGGTTCTGGGATGGACAGTTTCTACCGGAAGCAGAATAACTAGCCTTTGCCATATCGATACCAAACGGATAGTTGTAGCTCTCTACTACATTATCTGATGGATCGGTAGAAGAAATCTTGCTACCATAGATACGGCGACCGAAGATGATCTCGCACTTCTTGTCGGCATCCTTGTAATTATTGGTTGACCAGAGATCAGCATACTTGGCAGCGAGCTTCATGCCTCTTGCCTCGCAGGCATCCAGCAATTCCTTGGTATAGAGAGCAGCCTTGTGGTAACGCTCCTTATCGCCTGAAGGATTGAAGAGCGGACTTGCCCAATAGAGCGCTGCACGAGCCTTGAGGGCAAGAACGGTCAGGTTGTTGGCACGTCCATCCTCGGCAGTACTCAGAGCCATGCTTCCCAGGTCAGAGTAATCCTTGATGATGCTGTCCTTTACGGCATCACATTCATCGAAGATGTACTGGAACACCTCATCAGATGACTTGCGAGGCTGATTGTTGACATCAGCTGCCGCCATCTCAGGGTCGATGACAGGCACACCACCATACTGGCGAACGAGATTGAAATAGAAGTAAGCACGCCAGAAGCGGGCCTCCCACTTATAGTTCTCGTAACGGAACATCTGCTGCTGATAGTCGGCATTGAGCTCGAAATCCTCGAACTTCAAGTCCTGGAAATCCTTCAATACCACATTGCAGGTCTTGATGCCCTTATACATATTGCGCCAGAGCGAACCCTGGGCGTTGGATGGGCTCCAGCTGCCGTTATAGAAGGTCTCGATGCTGGTACCGCTCACGGAGTAAACACTCTCGTCGGTGGCAGAGGCAAGCATGCCTCCGCCAAAGTTCTGACCATAATCATAGTCTGCATAATTGTAGATATCGGTCATGAAACCACCCACCTTCTCGAAGGTCTGAATCACATAATCCTTATCCTTGACTACCGTCTCGCTGTAATCCATCTTATCGCTGCAAGATGCCAGCGCCAAGAGTCCGAACAGACCATATACTAATTTATTTGTTTTCATTATTGTTCTACTTTAAGATAATTAGAATGTTACTGACAAACCAGCCACGATACTGCGATTCAGAGGATTGGTTGCACCGAATACCTCAGGATCTGACTCATCGAGATGGTCGAAGCTAAACAAATCTACACCACGTACATACAACTTGGCTGCATTCAGGAGCTTGGTCTTGGCGAGCATCGCCTTAGGGAAGTTGTAATAAACCTCGATGTTGCGAAGCTTGAAGAATGAGCGGTCAAACATCCAGAGGGTGTTTGTATTGTAGTTGTTGGCATTGCTGGTTGAGCTCAGCGCCGGGAACTTGGCTGTGCCGGCTGTCTCAGGAGTCCAGCGATTGTCGTAGTAGTACTGAGAGATGGTGGTGTTGCCCACCAGCGGCTTGTACATACTCTTGGTAGAAAGCACGCCGCTATAACGGCCTGTGCCCTGGAACATCGCATCAATACCCAGTCCCTTCCACTCTACTCCCAAATGGATATTGTAGTAGATTTCTGGAGCCACGGTAGAATATCCGATGGCAGTCTTGTCGTTGGTATCAATCTGTCCGTCACCGTTCACATCCTCATACTTGATGTCGCCCGGACGAGGAGTGCTGCCCAGAAGCTGTGGCTTGGAAGCATCGATGTCAGCCTGGTCCTTGAAGAAGCCGATAGCCTTGTAGCCGAAGAGCTGGCTTACGCGATGGCCGGTGCTTACCAGGTTAGGATAGAGCTTAGGAGCCTCATCCTGCTCCTTGATCTGGCTGCGATAGTAATCGATGTTGGCACCGATGTTGAACTTCACTTCGCCAATCTGCTTGTTGTAGTCGAGACTTGCCTCCCAACCCCAGCTATCCACGATACCATCGCCCTCGTATGGAGCATCCACACCCAACTCTGAAGAATACTTGCCTGCGGTAGATACCCAGATGTTGGAACGGCGCTGGTAGAAACCATCAAAGCTGAAATCGAGACCACCGAAGAGGGTGGCATCTACTCCGGCATTGAACTTGGCTGCCTTCTCACGGGTCAGACCGGAAGTGGCAATGGCATCAAGATAGGTTCTGCCGAAATCGCTCTGGAAACCGCTGTTGAACGGATAGGTACCACCAGTTGTCTGATACTGCTGCATATAGTACATCCATCCGCTCGAAGGCAGGATGTCGGTCTGAATGATGCCGTAGGACGCACGGAGCTTGAGGAAATCCACCCAGTTGAGATTCTTCATGAAGTTCTCCTTGGAGAGTACCCAGGCTGCTGATACCGTAGGCGACAATGCCCACTTGCTGCCAGGAGCCAGACGGTTGGAACCGGATTCTACCAGGGCAAGGTCGAGGAAGTAGCGATCGAGCAGACCATAGTGGGTGTACCAGCTGATGTTCTGGCGATAGAGCGTACTGTTGATGGCAAACTCATCGCTGAACTCGTAATCGTACTTCAACTGGCTGTAGATGCTGTGGGCGTCGAAGGTATTCTGATAGTCGGCACTGGCATCGGCATGGAAACGGCGGGTGAAGCTGTTGGTGGAGATAGAGGCACCGAGATCGCTCTCAGAACCACCCGTGAATGCCTTGCCCAACTGAGGTTTGCCATCCAACCAGTCGACTACCGTAGGACTTCCATATACGTATGTCTTGCTATAATTCTCGTAGATGTTGGAGAAATGGTCGTAAGCGATGCGGCCCTGAACAGCCAGACCCTTCAATACCGCAGGGAGTTCCTGGCGGATAGTGAGGTCGGTATAGATACCACGGTTGTGATTTCTGGAGTAACCGGCATCCTGCGACTGCGCCACAGGGTTAACGGTACCCGCCCAGGTAGAGTTACCACCCCACTTGCCATCCTCGCCCTTCACGGCGAAGGCAGCAGAAGGCAGGCCATAGACCATATCCCACAACTTGGCAGAATTGCCTGGAGCATTCGACTCGGCGAGCACACCCAGGAGGTTCACCTTCATGGTAGTATTCTTCGAGAGAATCATATCCATATTCATGCGCAGGTTGCCCTTCACATATTTATTATTGGTAGAATATCCCTCGTGGGTATCCGGATTCTTCACGAAACCATTGTCATACTGCAGGTCGAGCAAGGCATAGTACTTGAACTTCTCGCCACCGCCCGTAAACGAAGCGTTGAGCATATTGGTAACGCTGTGGTTGCGGAAGGTTTCATCCACCCAGTTAACGTTAGGATAGAGATAAGGATATTTGCCTGATCCGAAGGCATCCACCTCTTCCTGGGTATATCTAGGGTTCTCGAAGCCGTCGTTGGCATAAGCCTCGTTCATCGCCTTGGCATAGGTCTGCGCATCCACGAACTTAGGCTTGTGAGCCATGAAATTGATGGCATGGTCCAGATTCACCTTGATTTCCTTGGAATTGAACTTACCGCGTTTGGTAGTGATGAGCACCACGCCGTTGGCACCCTTGTAGCCATAGAGTGCAGTGGCAGCAGCATCCTTCAATACGGATACGCTCTCCACTTCCTCGGCAGAGATATACTGGATATCACGCTCGATACCATCTACCACGAAAAGTGGGGTATTGCCATCCAGACTCTGCATGCCGCGGATGTAGAAGGTAGGATTGATGCCGGCATAGTTGCCGGAATTCTGCAGCGAAATCAGGCCGGAACCCTGTCCCAGGATAGAGTTGCCGATATTCTTGGCGCTGCGCTTGTTGGTACTCTCGCTGGTGATGACAGACACTGCTGAAGTTGACTGTTCGCGGGAGAAGTTCACATTGGCACCCACATCGATGCTCTGAGCCGCATAGCGATGAGGAGCAATGGTATCTATTTTGACTTGTGCTGAAGCTGGCAGGCTCAGGAGAGCCATCGCCATCAGTACAGCATTCTTATTATTTTTCATCGAATTTACTTTTTTAATCTGTAACTTTAATCAAGTAACCTTTACTCAAGAGATAACCTCCGGCGGGATTACCAGCCTGGGTTCTGAACGAGATAACCCTTCAACACCTCGGTCTGTGGGAATGGGAACAGATACCACTTTACATCGAATCCATTCCACCATGCACGGGCTCCCGTGGTGATAGGCAGGCGCTTATACTCAAAATGAGATGGCTCATACCAGGCATCATTGTTCTTATTCAGCTTCTTGTTGGTTCTGTCGCCATTATACCATTTGTTGGTAGTGGTCTCCCACTTGCCCGTAGCATCATCCTTCACCTGGCGATAGATGACCAGACGATGGAGCGTGCGGCTGAAGAGGTCGGCTCTCTTATAGCGCTTCATATCGAAGAAACGGGTGTTCTCGAATCCCAGCTCGCAGGCACGCTCGCGCAGCAACTCTTCCAGGAGATTATCCTTGTTGGTGGTAAGATTCTCTGATGGGTTGCATTCTGCAAGTCCCTTCAAACCTACACGGGCACGGATCTTGTCGATGTATTCCAAAGCCTTGACATTGTTGCCGTCAGCCTGAAGCAGAGCCTCTGCATAGATGAGATAGAGGTCGGAAAGACGCATCTCTACCCAGTGTGGCTTCTCGCGCTCGTAGGCTGAACCGGTGATTCCGTCGGCAATATACTTGTTATGGAAATAGCCTGTAGCAAAAGCACCCACACAATTTTTTGGATCTGTACCGGCATTGGTACCACCCACATACAACTCTACATTCTGACCGGTTGACTTGCCGTCGCCCACATTCACCTTGTCACGCTGACCGTTCACACTTACTGTTTCGTAAAGACGAGGGTCGCGGGTGTATTTCACGTTCTGCAGCTCCTGCTTGCCAACCTTTCTATCACCCTTGATGAACATGTGGTCCAATTCGCCAGCCTTCTCGGTCTCCTCCCAGTTGAATGGCTTTCCATCAGCCCATGGGAACATCTCTACAAACTCCTGGGTAGGACAATAAGCCTGGCGGTCGAGGGTACGCATATACTGACGTGCCGCCCAGCAATACTTGGAGTTGTGGTTGTTGTCAGTAACGCGGGTCTCGAAGATGACCTCCGGACTAGCCTGGCTGATATACGCAAAGCGATAGGCAAAGCGATAAGCCTCGGTAGTCTGGGCTGTAGGCTCTACGAGATGGTAAGGATTGCCGTTGTTGGCATTCTCATTGAAGAAGTCTTCACATGCCTTCTTGCACTGCTGCCACAACTCAGGCTTCTTGCCCCCCATCCAAGCCAGACTGTCCTGACTCACATTCTCCATGGAATACTTGCCGC of Segatella copri contains these proteins:
- a CDS encoding RagB/SusD family nutrient uptake outer membrane protein — protein: MKTNKLVYGLFGLLALASCSDKMDYSETVVKDKDYVIQTFEKVGGFMTDIYNYADYDYGQNFGGGMLASATDESVYSVSGTSIETFYNGSWSPSNAQGSLWRNMYKGIKTCNVVLKDFQDLKFEDFELNADYQQQMFRYENYKWEARFWRAYFYFNLVRQYGGVPVIDPEMAAADVNNQPRKSSDEVFQYIFDECDAVKDSIIKDYSDLGSMALSTAEDGRANNLTVLALKARAALYWASPLFNPSGDKERYHKAALYTKELLDACEARGMKLAAKYADLWSTNNYKDADKKCEIIFGRRIYGSKISSTDPSDNVVESYNYPFGIDMAKASYSASGRNCPSQNLVDAYEMKATGKGINEAGSGYDEQNPYAGRDPRFELTIAKNGDVWPTAANYKKAALQTYYGGVNAEPLVGATPTGYYLKKLLHGDIDLTSKTKKQGDYHTWVTYRLGEFYLNYAEAAFKYLGSATATSADLPMSADEAVDKIRKRAGMPDFPTSLSNDEWWSKYQNERMVELAFEGHRFWDVRRWKEADKFFKNIQEMKITRNDDGSFTYTRETVQRQWDDKMYLFPIPNDVMLKHEKYGQKWEQNPGW
- a CDS encoding SusC/RagA family TonB-linked outer membrane protein, which produces MKNNKNAVLMAMALLSLPASAQVKIDTIAPHRYAAQSIDVGANVNFSREQSTSAVSVITSESTNKRSAKNIGNSILGQGSGLISLQNSGNYAGINPTFYIRGMQSLDGNTPLFVVDGIERDIQYISAEEVESVSVLKDAAATALYGYKGANGVVLITTKRGKFNSKEIKVNLDHAINFMAHKPKFVDAQTYAKAMNEAYANDGFENPRYTQEEVDAFGSGKYPYLYPNVNWVDETFRNHSVTNMLNASFTGGGEKFKYYALLDLQYDNGFVKNPDTHEGYSTNNKYVKGNLRMNMDMILSKNTTMKVNLLGVLAESNAPGNSAKLWDMVYGLPSAAFAVKGEDGKWGGNSTWAGTVNPVAQSQDAGYSRNHNRGIYTDLTIRQELPAVLKGLAVQGRIAYDHFSNIYENYSKTYVYGSPTVVDWLDGKPQLGKAFTGGSESDLGASISTNSFTRRFHADASADYQNTFDAHSIYSQLKYDYEFSDEFAINSTLYRQNISWYTHYGLLDRYFLDLALVESGSNRLAPGSKWALSPTVSAAWVLSKENFMKNLNWVDFLKLRASYGIIQTDILPSSGWMYYMQQYQTTGGTYPFNSGFQSDFGRTYLDAIATSGLTREKAAKFNAGVDATLFGGLDFSFDGFYQRRSNIWVSTAGKYSSELGVDAPYEGDGIVDSWGWEASLDYNKQIGEVKFNIGANIDYYRSQIKEQDEAPKLYPNLVSTGHRVSQLFGYKAIGFFKDQADIDASKPQLLGSTPRPGDIKYEDVNGDGQIDTNDKTAIGYSTVAPEIYYNIHLGVEWKGLGIDAMFQGTGRYSGVLSTKSMYKPLVGNTTISQYYYDNRWTPETAGTAKFPALSSTSNANNYNTNTLWMFDRSFFKLRNIEVYYNFPKAMLAKTKLLNAAKLYVRGVDLFSFDHLDESDPEVFGATNPLNRSIVAGLSVTF
- a CDS encoding RagB/SusD family nutrient uptake outer membrane protein → MKLNNIFRGIVLSAVIGSAVTGCTEQIKFGDSFIEKTPGGDVTIDTIFNSAEYTQQFLTGIYKNQYYGLPFKAGDGNSHSYFSGQIEAMSDCWHNPTSKVAIYNLVYDDYMTAASSNAIYGFDKENIWEMVHACYLLMENIDRVPDMDEATKKQYVAEAKCLIASSYFNLFRMYGGLPLVTHSYDVNGDKLDAPRASVEKTLNFILKLYDEAINSGALPFAYSDDDVTTMKAHWTKAAAMAMKCRVLQFAASPLFNDDQPYYSGKYSMENVSQDSLAWMGGKKPELWQQCKKACEDFFNENANNGNPYHLVEPTAQTTEAYRFAYRFAYISQASPEVIFETRVTDNNHNSKYCWAARQYMRTLDRQAYCPTQEFVEMFPWADGKPFNWEETEKAGELDHMFIKGDRKVGKQELQNVKYTRDPRLYETVSVNGQRDKVNVGDGKSTGQNVELYVGGTNAGTDPKNCVGAFATGYFHNKYIADGITGSAYEREKPHWVEMRLSDLYLIYAEALLQADGNNVKALEYIDKIRARVGLKGLAECNPSENLTTNKDNLLEELLRERACELGFENTRFFDMKRYKRADLFSRTLHRLVIYRQVKDDATGKWETTTNKWYNGDRTNKKLNKNNDAWYEPSHFEYKRLPITTGARAWWNGFDVKWYLFPFPQTEVLKGYLVQNPGW